One part of the Ornithodoros turicata isolate Travis chromosome 2, ASM3712646v1, whole genome shotgun sequence genome encodes these proteins:
- the LOC135385337 gene encoding uncharacterized protein LOC135385337 isoform X1: MQSTGERIRRIGVTAVECVVRRYSDLEASMASNDFLSSRAMVNWLRRRSVRTADPHGMLRIPRRKRIKLFRLLSKPGVLEAMEEYRKSALSRLLWWLWWFVSLLLHPTKIWKAAHFWIKIQLWICFYYNRFTSRYREKKALIEWVRSRVRNYTVPGDFSTGWTDGILLCALLDSMYPGSCPRYDLLNPDNSLSNMQLAFLLIEKHTPVRLDITAEEVVEGQPGIKKAIRSIVAQLKLISAKTDLQKALGRLPNNTGEIQYASKQECFAKGMGLILAVRGRRATFNVFTRPTHSFCIVVEIRGPDGSISKQTITNKSPRSKVLRLSDYRDENGMQTKNVLVEYEIFPGKVAVKYRPALTGKHQLSIIWHGQHVMGSPYAINVEDSRDDDEPLTPSPTNSPAPSVTNFNDVVRDEMLRRIQRVPQNAPSQSQQKTRRRRIIRRVIRCNGKEFVIAGDDKEELKRVLMCISNNKSATRRTADSWTQQQSHVVPSEKVQDTRSESLRAAPSETASVNGVFVSSSVKVETPVIVISAASPPPDERKGFDSAKAQATDLDTNALNSVQESSTPTCDVGGHADEAAARMSPSCKENCAENVIKTSLPSSSSTERHESVPDNCHVSDTCLQSNPPKLAVVRCDVDSNAENMPLLLGVSDDTTLNSDNSRRLSRQLPVITEETEKRFQTGISALEEAEEIENITHTTECSTKYEFSIHRSSVTVNIQADALSDPLESECPGTADVTPAITSVPSNEESAWAAFVGSESLPRCRTVRRRILQRQSTACDGSTEEETMDPPTLSSYPETDASTSSSVKNMIKSWERKQKEQVSLAENMTDKVTNTRLSPKPVTTTLHSSLDVPTCTETRMTKVRWEGEPSRGIRDAFNISPKARPDVYEGLKSLLPHSRSVWQKQRRYNPRRKLFHKRALVYPGIFVSTRAREPASSTDFTPKNILTSTFSHHATRATTTKVEAPVCKDRRLSSPDTLWHIKDTEARGNLPRWIEGMASLLPTSVRDHAEGQYDRKDENLLYELHQEYIDDEIPNAGTLLLDRYTAFNNVIYRDDELHKLFEISPSHPENCVALGSRLYFGQVGAENHFQVDASRAGVGPISIGIQGPTEGAVIKVSVTYSGLGNYTVMYKVNEPGYYIIYVRWADWPVPDSPFVCKISA, translated from the exons ATGCAGTCGACTGGTGAACGAATTCGAAGAATCGGCGTCACAGCCGTCGAGTGTGTGGTTCGACGTTACAGCGACTTGGAAGCATCCATGGCGTCGAATGACTTCCTCAGCTCACGTGCAATGGTGAACTGGCTTCGTCGAAGGAGTGTGCGAACAGCTGATCCTCACGGAATGCTTCGCATACCGCGCCGAAAGCGCATCAAATTGTTTCGACTCTTATCAAAAC CCGGTGTCCTGGAAGCGATGGAAGAGTACAGGAAGTCTGCCCTCTCTCGTCTGCTATGGTGGCTGTGGTGGTTCGTGTCGCTCTTACTTCATCCTACCAAGATCTGGAAGGCCGCACACTTCTGGATCAAGATTCAGCTATGGATATGCTTCTACTACAACC GTTTCACTTCGAGGTATCGTGAAAAGAAGGCTCTGATAGAGTGGGTTCGGAGCCGCGTGCGCAACTACACTGTTCCCGGTGATTTTTCGACGGGTTGGACGGATGGCATTCTCCTGTGCGCACTGCTCGACTCAATGTATCCCGGATCCTGCCCGCGCTACGACCTCCTCAACCCGGATAACAGCCTTAGCAATATGCAGCTAGCTTTCTTGCTGATCGAGAAGCACACACCCGTGCGCCTG GACATCACGGCAGAAGAAGTCGTTGAAGGGCAACCAGGCATCAAGAAGGCCATCCGCTCAATCGTTGCACAGCTGAAACTCATATCGGCGAAGACGGATTTGCAGAAGGCACTCGGGAGACTTCCTAACAACACAGGCGAAATTCAGTACGCGTCCAAGCAGGAGTGCTTCGCTAAAGGCATGGGCCTCATATTGGCAGTCCGTGGTCGCAGGGCGACTTTCAATGTCTTCACTCGTCCGACGCACAGTTTCTGCATCGTCGTCGAGATACGCGGACCAGACGGCAGTATCTCCAAACAGACCATCACAAACAAATCTCCTCGAAGTAAAGTGTTGCGCCTGAGTGACTACCGAGACGAGAACGGAATGCAAACGAAAAACGTCCTAGTCGAGTACGAGATTTTCCCCGGGAAGGTGGCGGTCAAGTACAGACCTGCCCTTACAGGAAAACATCAGTTGAGCATAATTTGGCATGGGCAGCACGTCATGGGAAGCCCATATGCCATCAACGTCGAAGATTCCAGGGACGACGACGAACCACTAACACCATCGCCAACGAATTCGCCGGCTCCTTCCGTAACTAACTTCAACGATGTAGTGCGGGACGAAATGTTAAGGAGGATTCAACGGGTGCCTCAGAACGCACCAAGCCAATCGCAACAGAAGACGAGAAGACGACGAATCATAAGGCGTGTCATCAGGTGCAACGGAAAGGAATTTGTGATAGCTGGTGACGACAAGGAAGAACTCAAGAGAGTTCTTATGTGCATTTCCAATAATAAAAGTGCTACCCGAAGAACAGCGGACAGCTGGACGCAGCAGCAAAGCCATGTAGTGCCATCGGAGAAGGTGCAAGACACCAGAAGTGAAAGCCTTCGTGCGGCGCCTTCGGAAACAGCGTCTGTAAACGGCGTATTTGTTTCAAGTTCAGTGAAAGTGGAAACGCCAGTAATTGTGATATCTGCGGCCAGCCCGCCTCCAGACGAAAGGAAAGGGTTCGACAGTGCCAAAGCACAGGCAACGGATCTCGACACCAATGCGTTAAACAGTGTGCAAGAGTCAAGTACGCCCACCTGTGACGTTGGAGGTCATGCAGATGAGGCTGCAGCACGCATGTCGCCTTCATGTAAGGAGAACTGCGCTGAAAACGTCATAAAGACATCCTTACCCTCCTCGTCCTCTACAGAAAGACACGAATCAGTACCAGATAATTGTCACGTATCTGATACCTGTCTTCAAAGCAATCCTCCAAAGTTAGCCGTGGTACGCTGTGACGTCGACTCAAATGCAGAAAATATGCCACTGCTCCTTGGAGTCTCTGATGACACCACTTTGAATTCCGACAACTCAAGACGCCTTTCTCGACAATTACCTGTGATTACGGAAGAAACCGAGAAACGGTTCCAGACAGGCATAAGTGCCCTGGAGGAGGCAGAAGAGATCGAGAACATTACACACACAACGGAATGCAGCACAAAGTACGAATTCAGTATTCATCGATCTAGCGTAACGGTCAACATCCAGGCAGACGCTCTTAGCGATCCACTAGAATCTGAATGTCCGGGGACCGCTGACGTAACCCCTGCGATTACTTCCGTACCTTCGAACGAAGAAAGTGCATGGGCAGCGTTCGTGGGGAGCGAATCGCTCCCACGGTGTCGAACCGTGCGACGAAGGATTCTTCAGAGGCAGTCAACAGCGTGTGACGGTTCAACAGAAGAGGAAACAATGGATCCACCAACTCTGTCGTCGTACCCTGAAACTGACGCTTCCACGTCCTCGTCAGTAAAGAACATGATTAAAAGCTGGGAAAGGAAACAAAAGGAACAAGTTAGCCTCGCGGAGAATATGACCGATAAAGTAACAAATACTCGTTTATCACCAAAGCCGGTGACGACGACCTTGCATTCCTCGCTAGACGTGCCAACCTGCACTGAAACCAGAATGACTAAAGTGCGTTGGGAAGGAGAGCCTTCGAGAGGGATTCGTGATGCCTTCAACATATCTCCGAAGGCACGTCCGGATGTGTACGAAG GACTGAAAAGCCTTCTTCCACACTCCAGATCCGTATGGCAGAAACAGCGACGCTACAACCCCCGGCGGAAACTCTTCCACAAACGAGCACTAGTGTACCCGGGCATCTTCGTCTCGACCAGAGCCAGGGAACCTGCAAGCTCCACCGACTTCACTCCCAAGAACATCCTTACATCAACATTTTCGCATCACGCAACGAGGGCAACTACTACGAAAGTCGAAGCACCAGTCTGCAAAGACCGTCGTCTGAGCTCACCGGACACACTCTGGCATATTAAGGACACTGAAGCACGCGGTAACCTTCCCCGATGGATAGAAGGAATGGCGTCGCTGTTACCTACCTCCGTCCGAGACCACGCCGAGGGTCAGTACGACCGCAAGGATGAGAACCTGCTCTATGAATTGCATCAGGAATACATAGACGACGAAATACCTAACGCTGGAACCCTCCTCCTGGATCGCTACACAGCCTTTAACAATGTCATCTACCGCGATGATGAGCTCCACAAATTATTTGAGATTTCCCCTTCTCATCCGGAGAACTGCGTGGCATTGGGATCGAGGCTATACTTTGGTCAAGTGGGAGCAGAGAACCACTTTCAG GTGGACGCCTCACGTGCCGGTGTAGGCCCTATTTCAATAGGCATTCAAGGTCCAACAGAAGGGGCTGTCATCAAAGTTTCAGTTACTTACTCTGGTCTGGGAAACTACACTGTGATGTACAAAGTCAATGAGCCTGGTTATTACATTATTTATGTAAGGTGGGCAGACTGGCCTGTTCCTGACAGCCCATTTGTGTGCAAGATATCTGCTTAG
- the LOC135385337 gene encoding uncharacterized protein LOC135385337 isoform X3, protein MAFRLAAGVLEAMEEYRKSALSRLLWWLWWFVSLLLHPTKIWKAAHFWIKIQLWICFYYNRFTSRYREKKALIEWVRSRVRNYTVPGDFSTGWTDGILLCALLDSMYPGSCPRYDLLNPDNSLSNMQLAFLLIEKHTPVRLDITAEEVVEGQPGIKKAIRSIVAQLKLISAKTDLQKALGRLPNNTGEIQYASKQECFAKGMGLILAVRGRRATFNVFTRPTHSFCIVVEIRGPDGSISKQTITNKSPRSKVLRLSDYRDENGMQTKNVLVEYEIFPGKVAVKYRPALTGKHQLSIIWHGQHVMGSPYAINVEDSRDDDEPLTPSPTNSPAPSVTNFNDVVRDEMLRRIQRVPQNAPSQSQQKTRRRRIIRRVIRCNGKEFVIAGDDKEELKRVLMCISNNKSATRRTADSWTQQQSHVVPSEKVQDTRSESLRAAPSETASVNGVFVSSSVKVETPVIVISAASPPPDERKGFDSAKAQATDLDTNALNSVQESSTPTCDVGGHADEAAARMSPSCKENCAENVIKTSLPSSSSTERHESVPDNCHVSDTCLQSNPPKLAVVRCDVDSNAENMPLLLGVSDDTTLNSDNSRRLSRQLPVITEETEKRFQTGISALEEAEEIENITHTTECSTKYEFSIHRSSVTVNIQADALSDPLESECPGTADVTPAITSVPSNEESAWAAFVGSESLPRCRTVRRRILQRQSTACDGSTEEETMDPPTLSSYPETDASTSSSVKNMIKSWERKQKEQVSLAENMTDKVTNTRLSPKPVTTTLHSSLDVPTCTETRMTKVRWEGEPSRGIRDAFNISPKARPDVYEGLKSLLPHSRSVWQKQRRYNPRRKLFHKRALVYPGIFVSTRAREPASSTDFTPKNILTSTFSHHATRATTTKVEAPVCKDRRLSSPDTLWHIKDTEARGNLPRWIEGMASLLPTSVRDHAEGQYDRKDENLLYELHQEYIDDEIPNAGTLLLDRYTAFNNVIYRDDELHKLFEISPSHPENCVALGSRLYFGQVGAENHFQVDASRAGVGPISIGIQGPTEGAVIKVSVTYSGLGNYTVMYKVNEPGYYIIYVRWADWPVPDSPFVCKISA, encoded by the exons ATGGCTTTTCGGTTGGCTG CCGGTGTCCTGGAAGCGATGGAAGAGTACAGGAAGTCTGCCCTCTCTCGTCTGCTATGGTGGCTGTGGTGGTTCGTGTCGCTCTTACTTCATCCTACCAAGATCTGGAAGGCCGCACACTTCTGGATCAAGATTCAGCTATGGATATGCTTCTACTACAACC GTTTCACTTCGAGGTATCGTGAAAAGAAGGCTCTGATAGAGTGGGTTCGGAGCCGCGTGCGCAACTACACTGTTCCCGGTGATTTTTCGACGGGTTGGACGGATGGCATTCTCCTGTGCGCACTGCTCGACTCAATGTATCCCGGATCCTGCCCGCGCTACGACCTCCTCAACCCGGATAACAGCCTTAGCAATATGCAGCTAGCTTTCTTGCTGATCGAGAAGCACACACCCGTGCGCCTG GACATCACGGCAGAAGAAGTCGTTGAAGGGCAACCAGGCATCAAGAAGGCCATCCGCTCAATCGTTGCACAGCTGAAACTCATATCGGCGAAGACGGATTTGCAGAAGGCACTCGGGAGACTTCCTAACAACACAGGCGAAATTCAGTACGCGTCCAAGCAGGAGTGCTTCGCTAAAGGCATGGGCCTCATATTGGCAGTCCGTGGTCGCAGGGCGACTTTCAATGTCTTCACTCGTCCGACGCACAGTTTCTGCATCGTCGTCGAGATACGCGGACCAGACGGCAGTATCTCCAAACAGACCATCACAAACAAATCTCCTCGAAGTAAAGTGTTGCGCCTGAGTGACTACCGAGACGAGAACGGAATGCAAACGAAAAACGTCCTAGTCGAGTACGAGATTTTCCCCGGGAAGGTGGCGGTCAAGTACAGACCTGCCCTTACAGGAAAACATCAGTTGAGCATAATTTGGCATGGGCAGCACGTCATGGGAAGCCCATATGCCATCAACGTCGAAGATTCCAGGGACGACGACGAACCACTAACACCATCGCCAACGAATTCGCCGGCTCCTTCCGTAACTAACTTCAACGATGTAGTGCGGGACGAAATGTTAAGGAGGATTCAACGGGTGCCTCAGAACGCACCAAGCCAATCGCAACAGAAGACGAGAAGACGACGAATCATAAGGCGTGTCATCAGGTGCAACGGAAAGGAATTTGTGATAGCTGGTGACGACAAGGAAGAACTCAAGAGAGTTCTTATGTGCATTTCCAATAATAAAAGTGCTACCCGAAGAACAGCGGACAGCTGGACGCAGCAGCAAAGCCATGTAGTGCCATCGGAGAAGGTGCAAGACACCAGAAGTGAAAGCCTTCGTGCGGCGCCTTCGGAAACAGCGTCTGTAAACGGCGTATTTGTTTCAAGTTCAGTGAAAGTGGAAACGCCAGTAATTGTGATATCTGCGGCCAGCCCGCCTCCAGACGAAAGGAAAGGGTTCGACAGTGCCAAAGCACAGGCAACGGATCTCGACACCAATGCGTTAAACAGTGTGCAAGAGTCAAGTACGCCCACCTGTGACGTTGGAGGTCATGCAGATGAGGCTGCAGCACGCATGTCGCCTTCATGTAAGGAGAACTGCGCTGAAAACGTCATAAAGACATCCTTACCCTCCTCGTCCTCTACAGAAAGACACGAATCAGTACCAGATAATTGTCACGTATCTGATACCTGTCTTCAAAGCAATCCTCCAAAGTTAGCCGTGGTACGCTGTGACGTCGACTCAAATGCAGAAAATATGCCACTGCTCCTTGGAGTCTCTGATGACACCACTTTGAATTCCGACAACTCAAGACGCCTTTCTCGACAATTACCTGTGATTACGGAAGAAACCGAGAAACGGTTCCAGACAGGCATAAGTGCCCTGGAGGAGGCAGAAGAGATCGAGAACATTACACACACAACGGAATGCAGCACAAAGTACGAATTCAGTATTCATCGATCTAGCGTAACGGTCAACATCCAGGCAGACGCTCTTAGCGATCCACTAGAATCTGAATGTCCGGGGACCGCTGACGTAACCCCTGCGATTACTTCCGTACCTTCGAACGAAGAAAGTGCATGGGCAGCGTTCGTGGGGAGCGAATCGCTCCCACGGTGTCGAACCGTGCGACGAAGGATTCTTCAGAGGCAGTCAACAGCGTGTGACGGTTCAACAGAAGAGGAAACAATGGATCCACCAACTCTGTCGTCGTACCCTGAAACTGACGCTTCCACGTCCTCGTCAGTAAAGAACATGATTAAAAGCTGGGAAAGGAAACAAAAGGAACAAGTTAGCCTCGCGGAGAATATGACCGATAAAGTAACAAATACTCGTTTATCACCAAAGCCGGTGACGACGACCTTGCATTCCTCGCTAGACGTGCCAACCTGCACTGAAACCAGAATGACTAAAGTGCGTTGGGAAGGAGAGCCTTCGAGAGGGATTCGTGATGCCTTCAACATATCTCCGAAGGCACGTCCGGATGTGTACGAAG GACTGAAAAGCCTTCTTCCACACTCCAGATCCGTATGGCAGAAACAGCGACGCTACAACCCCCGGCGGAAACTCTTCCACAAACGAGCACTAGTGTACCCGGGCATCTTCGTCTCGACCAGAGCCAGGGAACCTGCAAGCTCCACCGACTTCACTCCCAAGAACATCCTTACATCAACATTTTCGCATCACGCAACGAGGGCAACTACTACGAAAGTCGAAGCACCAGTCTGCAAAGACCGTCGTCTGAGCTCACCGGACACACTCTGGCATATTAAGGACACTGAAGCACGCGGTAACCTTCCCCGATGGATAGAAGGAATGGCGTCGCTGTTACCTACCTCCGTCCGAGACCACGCCGAGGGTCAGTACGACCGCAAGGATGAGAACCTGCTCTATGAATTGCATCAGGAATACATAGACGACGAAATACCTAACGCTGGAACCCTCCTCCTGGATCGCTACACAGCCTTTAACAATGTCATCTACCGCGATGATGAGCTCCACAAATTATTTGAGATTTCCCCTTCTCATCCGGAGAACTGCGTGGCATTGGGATCGAGGCTATACTTTGGTCAAGTGGGAGCAGAGAACCACTTTCAG GTGGACGCCTCACGTGCCGGTGTAGGCCCTATTTCAATAGGCATTCAAGGTCCAACAGAAGGGGCTGTCATCAAAGTTTCAGTTACTTACTCTGGTCTGGGAAACTACACTGTGATGTACAAAGTCAATGAGCCTGGTTATTACATTATTTATGTAAGGTGGGCAGACTGGCCTGTTCCTGACAGCCCATTTGTGTGCAAGATATCTGCTTAG
- the LOC135385337 gene encoding uncharacterized protein LOC135385337 isoform X2, which produces MSGSACSRGRIVIFPLRVKMKEPHLTAGVLEAMEEYRKSALSRLLWWLWWFVSLLLHPTKIWKAAHFWIKIQLWICFYYNRFTSRYREKKALIEWVRSRVRNYTVPGDFSTGWTDGILLCALLDSMYPGSCPRYDLLNPDNSLSNMQLAFLLIEKHTPVRLDITAEEVVEGQPGIKKAIRSIVAQLKLISAKTDLQKALGRLPNNTGEIQYASKQECFAKGMGLILAVRGRRATFNVFTRPTHSFCIVVEIRGPDGSISKQTITNKSPRSKVLRLSDYRDENGMQTKNVLVEYEIFPGKVAVKYRPALTGKHQLSIIWHGQHVMGSPYAINVEDSRDDDEPLTPSPTNSPAPSVTNFNDVVRDEMLRRIQRVPQNAPSQSQQKTRRRRIIRRVIRCNGKEFVIAGDDKEELKRVLMCISNNKSATRRTADSWTQQQSHVVPSEKVQDTRSESLRAAPSETASVNGVFVSSSVKVETPVIVISAASPPPDERKGFDSAKAQATDLDTNALNSVQESSTPTCDVGGHADEAAARMSPSCKENCAENVIKTSLPSSSSTERHESVPDNCHVSDTCLQSNPPKLAVVRCDVDSNAENMPLLLGVSDDTTLNSDNSRRLSRQLPVITEETEKRFQTGISALEEAEEIENITHTTECSTKYEFSIHRSSVTVNIQADALSDPLESECPGTADVTPAITSVPSNEESAWAAFVGSESLPRCRTVRRRILQRQSTACDGSTEEETMDPPTLSSYPETDASTSSSVKNMIKSWERKQKEQVSLAENMTDKVTNTRLSPKPVTTTLHSSLDVPTCTETRMTKVRWEGEPSRGIRDAFNISPKARPDVYEGLKSLLPHSRSVWQKQRRYNPRRKLFHKRALVYPGIFVSTRAREPASSTDFTPKNILTSTFSHHATRATTTKVEAPVCKDRRLSSPDTLWHIKDTEARGNLPRWIEGMASLLPTSVRDHAEGQYDRKDENLLYELHQEYIDDEIPNAGTLLLDRYTAFNNVIYRDDELHKLFEISPSHPENCVALGSRLYFGQVGAENHFQVDASRAGVGPISIGIQGPTEGAVIKVSVTYSGLGNYTVMYKVNEPGYYIIYVRWADWPVPDSPFVCKISA; this is translated from the exons CCGGTGTCCTGGAAGCGATGGAAGAGTACAGGAAGTCTGCCCTCTCTCGTCTGCTATGGTGGCTGTGGTGGTTCGTGTCGCTCTTACTTCATCCTACCAAGATCTGGAAGGCCGCACACTTCTGGATCAAGATTCAGCTATGGATATGCTTCTACTACAACC GTTTCACTTCGAGGTATCGTGAAAAGAAGGCTCTGATAGAGTGGGTTCGGAGCCGCGTGCGCAACTACACTGTTCCCGGTGATTTTTCGACGGGTTGGACGGATGGCATTCTCCTGTGCGCACTGCTCGACTCAATGTATCCCGGATCCTGCCCGCGCTACGACCTCCTCAACCCGGATAACAGCCTTAGCAATATGCAGCTAGCTTTCTTGCTGATCGAGAAGCACACACCCGTGCGCCTG GACATCACGGCAGAAGAAGTCGTTGAAGGGCAACCAGGCATCAAGAAGGCCATCCGCTCAATCGTTGCACAGCTGAAACTCATATCGGCGAAGACGGATTTGCAGAAGGCACTCGGGAGACTTCCTAACAACACAGGCGAAATTCAGTACGCGTCCAAGCAGGAGTGCTTCGCTAAAGGCATGGGCCTCATATTGGCAGTCCGTGGTCGCAGGGCGACTTTCAATGTCTTCACTCGTCCGACGCACAGTTTCTGCATCGTCGTCGAGATACGCGGACCAGACGGCAGTATCTCCAAACAGACCATCACAAACAAATCTCCTCGAAGTAAAGTGTTGCGCCTGAGTGACTACCGAGACGAGAACGGAATGCAAACGAAAAACGTCCTAGTCGAGTACGAGATTTTCCCCGGGAAGGTGGCGGTCAAGTACAGACCTGCCCTTACAGGAAAACATCAGTTGAGCATAATTTGGCATGGGCAGCACGTCATGGGAAGCCCATATGCCATCAACGTCGAAGATTCCAGGGACGACGACGAACCACTAACACCATCGCCAACGAATTCGCCGGCTCCTTCCGTAACTAACTTCAACGATGTAGTGCGGGACGAAATGTTAAGGAGGATTCAACGGGTGCCTCAGAACGCACCAAGCCAATCGCAACAGAAGACGAGAAGACGACGAATCATAAGGCGTGTCATCAGGTGCAACGGAAAGGAATTTGTGATAGCTGGTGACGACAAGGAAGAACTCAAGAGAGTTCTTATGTGCATTTCCAATAATAAAAGTGCTACCCGAAGAACAGCGGACAGCTGGACGCAGCAGCAAAGCCATGTAGTGCCATCGGAGAAGGTGCAAGACACCAGAAGTGAAAGCCTTCGTGCGGCGCCTTCGGAAACAGCGTCTGTAAACGGCGTATTTGTTTCAAGTTCAGTGAAAGTGGAAACGCCAGTAATTGTGATATCTGCGGCCAGCCCGCCTCCAGACGAAAGGAAAGGGTTCGACAGTGCCAAAGCACAGGCAACGGATCTCGACACCAATGCGTTAAACAGTGTGCAAGAGTCAAGTACGCCCACCTGTGACGTTGGAGGTCATGCAGATGAGGCTGCAGCACGCATGTCGCCTTCATGTAAGGAGAACTGCGCTGAAAACGTCATAAAGACATCCTTACCCTCCTCGTCCTCTACAGAAAGACACGAATCAGTACCAGATAATTGTCACGTATCTGATACCTGTCTTCAAAGCAATCCTCCAAAGTTAGCCGTGGTACGCTGTGACGTCGACTCAAATGCAGAAAATATGCCACTGCTCCTTGGAGTCTCTGATGACACCACTTTGAATTCCGACAACTCAAGACGCCTTTCTCGACAATTACCTGTGATTACGGAAGAAACCGAGAAACGGTTCCAGACAGGCATAAGTGCCCTGGAGGAGGCAGAAGAGATCGAGAACATTACACACACAACGGAATGCAGCACAAAGTACGAATTCAGTATTCATCGATCTAGCGTAACGGTCAACATCCAGGCAGACGCTCTTAGCGATCCACTAGAATCTGAATGTCCGGGGACCGCTGACGTAACCCCTGCGATTACTTCCGTACCTTCGAACGAAGAAAGTGCATGGGCAGCGTTCGTGGGGAGCGAATCGCTCCCACGGTGTCGAACCGTGCGACGAAGGATTCTTCAGAGGCAGTCAACAGCGTGTGACGGTTCAACAGAAGAGGAAACAATGGATCCACCAACTCTGTCGTCGTACCCTGAAACTGACGCTTCCACGTCCTCGTCAGTAAAGAACATGATTAAAAGCTGGGAAAGGAAACAAAAGGAACAAGTTAGCCTCGCGGAGAATATGACCGATAAAGTAACAAATACTCGTTTATCACCAAAGCCGGTGACGACGACCTTGCATTCCTCGCTAGACGTGCCAACCTGCACTGAAACCAGAATGACTAAAGTGCGTTGGGAAGGAGAGCCTTCGAGAGGGATTCGTGATGCCTTCAACATATCTCCGAAGGCACGTCCGGATGTGTACGAAG GACTGAAAAGCCTTCTTCCACACTCCAGATCCGTATGGCAGAAACAGCGACGCTACAACCCCCGGCGGAAACTCTTCCACAAACGAGCACTAGTGTACCCGGGCATCTTCGTCTCGACCAGAGCCAGGGAACCTGCAAGCTCCACCGACTTCACTCCCAAGAACATCCTTACATCAACATTTTCGCATCACGCAACGAGGGCAACTACTACGAAAGTCGAAGCACCAGTCTGCAAAGACCGTCGTCTGAGCTCACCGGACACACTCTGGCATATTAAGGACACTGAAGCACGCGGTAACCTTCCCCGATGGATAGAAGGAATGGCGTCGCTGTTACCTACCTCCGTCCGAGACCACGCCGAGGGTCAGTACGACCGCAAGGATGAGAACCTGCTCTATGAATTGCATCAGGAATACATAGACGACGAAATACCTAACGCTGGAACCCTCCTCCTGGATCGCTACACAGCCTTTAACAATGTCATCTACCGCGATGATGAGCTCCACAAATTATTTGAGATTTCCCCTTCTCATCCGGAGAACTGCGTGGCATTGGGATCGAGGCTATACTTTGGTCAAGTGGGAGCAGAGAACCACTTTCAG GTGGACGCCTCACGTGCCGGTGTAGGCCCTATTTCAATAGGCATTCAAGGTCCAACAGAAGGGGCTGTCATCAAAGTTTCAGTTACTTACTCTGGTCTGGGAAACTACACTGTGATGTACAAAGTCAATGAGCCTGGTTATTACATTATTTATGTAAGGTGGGCAGACTGGCCTGTTCCTGACAGCCCATTTGTGTGCAAGATATCTGCTTAG